One segment of Paenibacillus sp. FSL R7-0337 DNA contains the following:
- a CDS encoding GrpB family protein — MMAEKTKVVEVVPYDPAWKAEYSRIEARMLEITGDLIIRSEHVGSTSIEGLWAKPVIDIDLVMESYDQLPGIIRRLQAFGYEHQGNLGIEGREAFKSHQDDGFMKYHLYVCPKDGKGYVEHIMFRDYLRSHPVAREEYQAVKQRLAEEYRNDIDAYCDGKTAFVQSILQKASQQQE, encoded by the coding sequence ATGATGGCTGAGAAGACCAAGGTTGTTGAAGTGGTTCCGTATGATCCGGCCTGGAAGGCGGAGTATAGCAGAATTGAGGCGCGGATGCTGGAGATCACCGGGGATCTGATTATCCGGTCTGAGCATGTGGGCAGCACCTCGATTGAAGGACTGTGGGCCAAGCCTGTGATTGATATCGATCTGGTGATGGAGAGCTATGACCAGCTGCCGGGTATCATCCGCAGACTGCAGGCGTTCGGTTATGAGCATCAGGGCAACCTGGGAATTGAGGGCAGGGAAGCCTTCAAGAGCCACCAGGATGACGGATTCATGAAATACCATCTGTATGTATGTCCCAAGGATGGCAAAGGTTACGTGGAGCATATTATGTTCCGTGATTATCTGCGCAGCCATCCCGTTGCCCGGGAGGAATATCAGGCGGTCAAGCAGCGGCTGGCTGAAGAGTACCGTAATGACATTGATGCGTATTGTGACGGGAAGACCGCTTTTGTGCAGTCTATCCTGCAGAAGGCGTCACAGCAGCAAGAGTGA
- the murI gene encoding glutamate racemase, whose amino-acid sequence MRIGFFDSGIGGLTVLHQALKLLPQEDYLFYADTSHVPYGEKTKDEVREYILQAVDFMAKQHIKALVVACNTATSIVIEELRQRYDFPVLGIEPAVKPAVEQSEGKQKKVLVLATRLTLQEKKYHDLVHRIDHGEIVDSLPLPGLVEFAEHFDFDEERIIPYLTSELAHLDLKRYSTVVLGCTHFPYFEGSLRKIFPDTVDFISGSHGTARHLMRILQAGARINEGMGDILFYRSGVLVDDPAMLSKYERLFKRLDDIEQSINLSKGSDLT is encoded by the coding sequence ATGCGAATTGGATTTTTTGACTCCGGCATTGGCGGGTTAACCGTGCTTCATCAGGCGCTTAAGCTCTTGCCGCAAGAAGACTACCTCTTCTATGCAGATACCAGCCATGTACCCTATGGGGAGAAGACGAAAGACGAAGTCAGGGAATACATCCTGCAAGCGGTGGATTTCATGGCCAAGCAGCATATAAAAGCGTTGGTGGTCGCTTGTAACACAGCCACCAGCATTGTGATCGAAGAGCTGCGGCAGCGGTATGACTTTCCGGTGCTCGGAATTGAGCCGGCAGTGAAGCCTGCGGTTGAACAATCGGAGGGTAAGCAGAAGAAGGTGCTGGTACTTGCCACCCGCTTAACGCTGCAGGAGAAGAAGTATCATGATTTGGTGCACCGTATCGATCATGGGGAAATTGTTGACAGTCTGCCGCTGCCCGGGCTGGTTGAGTTTGCGGAGCATTTTGATTTTGACGAAGAGAGAATTATTCCCTATCTGACAAGTGAGCTGGCACACTTGGACCTTAAGCGGTACAGCACGGTGGTCCTTGGATGTACCCACTTCCCCTACTTCGAGGGAAGCCTGCGGAAGATATTCCCGGATACGGTTGACTTCATCTCGGGCAGTCACGGCACCGCCAGACACCTGATGCGGATTCTTCAAGCGGGGGCACGGATCAATGAGGGGATGGGCGATATCCTTTTTTACAGATCCGGTGTTCTGGTAGACGATCCCGCAATGTTATCCAAGTATGAGCGCCTGTTCAAACGTCTGGATGACATTGAACAATCAATTAATCTGAGCAAAGGGAGTGATCTCACTTGA
- a CDS encoding GNAT family N-acetyltransferase — MSHYSTIMERLRQNPLKNVTLLKMMTAYHAQIDSVLIEQQEEWGVLLLMPAATFGYDHRTYPEADTVVLMDYSSPEVFPALLKRLPQDANLVFKLQEDAYREALEPYFTLRRVRSLYSYSSAEGQSFSADEACTVSEAIDERLLPLWMTNDYSLEEITQYFEDGAFAVTLFDGDTPLSTCMVYRNEERIWEIGGVRTIETARQRGLAQRVVRTAVFHTQKRGYVPRYQVLENNLASIRLAESIGLTRAVTLEHWVNY; from the coding sequence TTGAGTCACTATTCAACAATAATGGAGAGATTACGCCAGAATCCGCTGAAAAATGTAACGCTGCTCAAAATGATGACGGCTTATCATGCTCAGATCGACAGTGTGCTGATTGAGCAACAGGAGGAGTGGGGCGTGCTGCTGCTTATGCCTGCCGCCACCTTCGGCTATGATCACCGGACCTACCCGGAGGCTGACACCGTTGTGCTGATGGACTACAGCAGTCCTGAGGTCTTCCCAGCCCTGCTCAAGCGGTTGCCGCAGGATGCCAACCTCGTCTTCAAGCTTCAGGAGGATGCGTACCGGGAGGCGCTGGAACCGTATTTCACGCTGCGGAGGGTCCGTAGTCTTTACTCGTATTCTTCGGCCGAAGGCCAGAGCTTCAGCGCAGATGAAGCCTGCACGGTCAGTGAAGCTATCGATGAACGGCTGCTGCCGCTGTGGATGACAAATGATTATTCGCTAGAGGAGATCACGCAGTATTTTGAAGACGGGGCGTTCGCTGTGACGTTATTTGACGGGGATACGCCACTCAGTACATGTATGGTGTACCGTAATGAGGAGCGAATCTGGGAGATAGGCGGCGTACGTACCATAGAAACTGCCAGACAGCGAGGATTAGCACAGCGCGTAGTCCGCACAGCAGTCTTCCACACCCAGAAGCGGGGCTACGTTCCCAGGTATCAGGTGCTGGAGAACAATCTCGCCTCCATCCGCCTCGCCGAATCCATTGGCCTAACCCGCGCTGTCACTCTGGAGCACTGGGTTAATTATTGA
- a CDS encoding DUF4190 domain-containing protein, translating into MMNNPPPPYGEQNYYQQYPKPPQDRTNGKAVAALVLGILSIVIPYVGILFGITAIVLASLAFKEIRYSYEQGRGLAIAGLVCGIASTFIYAILIIMFVVAILLFNSAQTTMGYGL; encoded by the coding sequence ATGATGAATAATCCCCCTCCGCCCTATGGCGAACAGAATTACTACCAGCAGTACCCGAAGCCTCCGCAGGATCGGACGAACGGCAAAGCGGTTGCAGCACTGGTCCTGGGTATTCTCTCCATCGTAATACCTTACGTCGGCATCCTGTTCGGGATTACCGCAATCGTTCTGGCTTCACTTGCCTTCAAGGAGATCCGTTACAGCTATGAGCAAGGCCGGGGATTGGCGATTGCCGGACTGGTCTGCGGAATAGCCTCTACTTTTATTTACGCCATTCTCATCATTATGTTTGTTGTAGCTATTCTGTTATTCAATAGTGCACAGACTACGATGGGGTATGGGTTATAA
- a CDS encoding cytidine deaminase, translating to MRTYELDQSDFELIEMAMNVLEKNFDDGVYNHTVGGAIRCKNGNVYLGVNCYEIHGSCAEYIAIGAAITAGEREFETIVATHDKAHNHLLAPCGNCRQMLLNYCPDIKVILNDEAGNPVKVEVKDLLPLSYKRIIVSD from the coding sequence ATGAGAACCTATGAATTAGACCAAAGTGATTTTGAACTAATAGAAATGGCAATGAACGTACTGGAAAAGAACTTTGATGACGGGGTCTACAACCATACAGTGGGCGGGGCAATACGCTGTAAAAATGGAAATGTGTATCTTGGCGTTAATTGTTATGAAATTCATGGTTCTTGTGCGGAGTACATAGCAATCGGTGCAGCTATCACTGCTGGCGAAAGAGAGTTTGAGACCATTGTGGCCACTCACGATAAGGCACATAACCACTTATTAGCTCCATGCGGAAACTGCCGCCAGATGCTTCTTAATTACTGTCCTGATATCAAGGTAATTCTAAATGATGAAGCGGGAAATCCAGTGAAAGTGGAAGTCAAAGATTTGCTGCCCCTTTCTTATAAGCGCATTATAGTCAGTGATTAA
- a CDS encoding DUF2441 domain-containing protein, which produces MQASERYVYHIVTRKKMALNQIINFDNQQKNTLYRFFFEQEHLNSKGEDVIQILHGNYTDDGLKLDKEDADVTVKYAEQTIRAVREVIVEMVRLQKHPEYPSRLSCLYAAKSYEDALMWKSIFDSYHRKVLQIVRLKVTGAIFEGDGSLLPKEDGAPFARKFEQAREYWKGNLNNALPELLINGRIQVAEIITEYPCS; this is translated from the coding sequence ATGCAAGCAAGCGAAAGGTACGTTTACCACATTGTAACCCGAAAGAAGATGGCCCTGAATCAAATCATTAATTTTGACAACCAGCAGAAAAACACCTTGTATCGCTTCTTTTTTGAGCAAGAACATTTGAATTCCAAAGGGGAAGACGTTATTCAGATTCTGCACGGCAATTATACTGATGACGGTTTGAAATTGGATAAAGAGGATGCGGATGTTACGGTTAAGTATGCGGAGCAGACCATCAGAGCGGTTCGGGAGGTTATCGTTGAAATGGTAAGGCTACAGAAACATCCTGAGTACCCTTCACGTTTGTCTTGCTTATACGCAGCAAAGAGCTATGAAGACGCCCTGATGTGGAAAAGCATATTCGATTCGTACCACCGGAAAGTGCTGCAGATCGTTAGACTTAAAGTCACTGGAGCTATTTTTGAAGGGGACGGCAGTCTGTTGCCCAAGGAAGACGGGGCCCCATTCGCCCGTAAATTCGAACAAGCCAGAGAATACTGGAAAGGCAATCTCAATAATGCGCTTCCAGAGCTGTTGATTAACGGAAGAATCCAAGTAGCAGAGATCATCACAGAGTACCCCTGCTCCTGA
- a CDS encoding response regulator translates to MNILIADDERAIREGINRTIKQISAEHQVFVADRAEEAVKILEEQHIHIVLTDILMPGMNGLEFMKISKRRYPYVKWIVISAHSEFSYAQEAVRLGARDYLLKPIGKHKLTELIDSLTTEIQQDNQISRQGERLKASLRFLREGVFQRLASGLDIGNLDIDAFIEDYHSFYLVMIQLEPGDQSARLEHFIVENVLSELIERYGRGFVVSYDRQHLLGLITPGETVRVEQFQEAVKTHLTHYLKIPFQMIYSGLSCDFHTVPQIVKRMREASAFQGPPLEPMKGSGEKAIEVALHYIKEHFYEELSLERIASVVFLNPAYFSQLFKQKTGQGYKEYVTSLRLEQAKLLLLNPGLKLAEIAERVGYQDMRHFTQMFRKKYQLTPTEYRQAESISILRSRGTL, encoded by the coding sequence GTGAATATTCTTATAGCCGATGATGAACGGGCCATCCGTGAAGGCATCAATCGCACGATTAAGCAGATTAGTGCAGAGCATCAGGTGTTCGTGGCTGACCGGGCGGAGGAAGCGGTGAAGATTCTGGAGGAGCAGCATATTCATATTGTGCTGACCGATATTCTGATGCCGGGCATGAACGGGCTGGAATTCATGAAGATCTCGAAGCGCCGGTATCCGTATGTGAAATGGATTGTCATCTCTGCCCACAGCGAATTCTCCTACGCCCAAGAAGCGGTCCGGCTGGGTGCGCGCGACTATCTGCTGAAGCCGATCGGCAAGCATAAGCTGACCGAGCTGATCGACAGCCTGACAACTGAAATTCAGCAGGATAACCAAATCTCACGGCAAGGCGAGCGGCTGAAGGCCAGTCTGCGGTTTCTGCGCGAGGGTGTTTTTCAGCGGCTGGCCTCGGGGCTTGATATCGGGAATCTGGACATCGACGCGTTCATTGAAGATTATCATTCCTTCTATCTGGTCATGATTCAACTGGAGCCGGGGGATCAGAGTGCCCGTCTGGAGCATTTCATTGTGGAGAATGTTCTCTCCGAGCTAATAGAGCGGTATGGTCGGGGCTTCGTGGTCAGCTATGACCGCCAGCACCTGCTGGGCCTGATCACACCGGGCGAGACTGTGCGGGTAGAGCAGTTCCAGGAGGCGGTGAAGACGCATCTGACGCATTATTTGAAAATCCCTTTTCAGATGATCTATTCCGGGCTGAGCTGTGACTTCCATACGGTGCCGCAGATCGTGAAGCGCATGAGGGAAGCTTCGGCCTTCCAGGGACCGCCGTTAGAGCCAATGAAGGGGAGCGGAGAGAAGGCGATTGAGGTGGCGCTGCACTACATTAAGGAGCATTTCTATGAGGAGCTGTCGCTGGAGAGAATTGCTTCGGTGGTGTTCCTGAACCCGGCGTATTTCAGCCAGTTGTTCAAGCAGAAGACAGGTCAGGGGTATAAGGAATACGTCACCTCTCTGCGGCTGGAGCAGGCGAAGCTGCTGCTGCTGAATCCGGGGCTGAAGCTGGCCGAGATCGCGGAGCGGGTAGGCTACCAGGACATGCGCCATTTTACCCAAATGTTCCGCAAGAAATACCAGCTCACCCCCACAGAATACCGCCAAGCGGAGAGCATCAGTATTCTCAGGAGCAGGGGTACTCTGTGA
- a CDS encoding sensor histidine kinase, giving the protein MKLGFHSIHHRLFLLFLFCMSSILLIVSLLYYNRTTDQLHEKIGDLSQKNVAQSAGLFTLLYKGYDALSKSLSNNFEMIRLINEKTDGPAVAYINEQTVTNIIGSIFYSRDDLVGIHVITDRGKIYNYGNYMNVVDPHYRQEDWYRQLQASSGKMVWLGVYPHSLIDQVEDSPVFAFGRQLYDLNEHKPIGIVLYETDPKPVLDALENLKLGAHSQVYLMSPDGRFVTSATDPQPDAAHLPKLPATEHVMVQQERGQLVVASKLSFSGWWVMSITPDQDLNVELVELKQYLLIVISALILVSTLIASIVSQTISSPLKKLIREMRQVEVGNFGGMVKVSSYQEINILVASFNRMVRRIEELIERVKLSSVSEKNAELHALQSQVNPHFLYNTLDMIYWMLDEEGNEQLGELVLSLSSMFRYSSQWEDGADVSLSEELEQIRHYLKIISIRLEGRLVIVTDIDERWLNIRVPKMTVQPVIENAVKHGLEPLLRQGILKVYTRQESDHLELIVEDNGAGMNGEQLARLQESLHVEGPDHSGASGREGGKSGIGLQNLHRRLRFMFGEGYGLQIQSFPGEGTQVAIVLPIPVEGELLK; this is encoded by the coding sequence ATGAAGCTCGGCTTTCATTCCATACATCATCGGTTGTTCTTGCTGTTTCTTTTTTGCATGTCCAGTATTCTGCTTATTGTCAGCCTGCTGTACTATAACCGGACTACAGACCAATTGCATGAGAAGATCGGTGATTTGTCGCAAAAAAACGTCGCCCAGAGCGCAGGTTTATTCACTCTTCTCTATAAAGGGTATGATGCTTTGTCCAAATCGCTCAGCAATAACTTCGAGATGATCCGCCTAATCAATGAGAAGACGGACGGGCCGGCGGTGGCCTATATCAATGAGCAGACGGTGACGAATATTATCGGCTCGATTTTTTATTCGCGGGACGATCTGGTGGGTATCCATGTGATTACAGACCGCGGCAAGATCTATAACTATGGCAACTATATGAATGTGGTCGATCCGCATTACAGGCAGGAGGACTGGTACCGGCAATTGCAGGCTTCCTCGGGGAAAATGGTCTGGCTCGGGGTGTATCCGCACTCCCTGATCGACCAGGTGGAGGACAGCCCGGTCTTCGCCTTCGGGCGGCAGCTCTATGACCTGAATGAGCATAAGCCGATCGGCATCGTGCTGTATGAGACGGACCCGAAGCCGGTGCTGGATGCGCTGGAGAACCTGAAGCTGGGCGCGCACAGCCAGGTCTACCTGATGTCGCCGGATGGACGGTTTGTCACCTCGGCCACCGATCCGCAGCCAGACGCTGCCCATCTGCCTAAGCTCCCCGCTACGGAGCATGTGATGGTTCAGCAGGAGCGCGGGCAACTGGTTGTGGCGTCCAAACTGTCTTTCTCGGGCTGGTGGGTGATGAGTATTACGCCGGACCAGGATCTAAATGTGGAACTGGTGGAGCTGAAGCAGTATCTCTTGATCGTGATCTCGGCGCTGATTCTGGTCTCTACGCTGATTGCATCGATCGTATCGCAGACCATCTCTTCGCCGCTGAAGAAGCTGATCCGCGAGATGCGGCAGGTGGAGGTGGGGAATTTCGGGGGCATGGTCAAGGTCTCTTCGTATCAGGAGATTAACATTCTGGTTGCTTCCTTCAACCGGATGGTCCGGCGGATCGAGGAGCTGATTGAGCGGGTCAAGCTGTCCTCAGTCAGCGAAAAGAATGCGGAGCTGCATGCCCTGCAGTCCCAGGTGAACCCGCATTTTCTCTACAATACGCTGGATATGATCTACTGGATGCTGGATGAGGAGGGTAATGAACAGCTTGGCGAACTGGTGCTCTCTCTGTCTTCGATGTTCCGTTACAGCAGCCAGTGGGAAGACGGGGCCGATGTAAGCCTGAGCGAGGAGCTGGAGCAGATCAGGCATTACTTGAAGATTATCTCGATCCGGCTGGAGGGCCGCCTCGTAATCGTGACCGATATCGATGAACGCTGGCTGAACATCAGGGTCCCGAAGATGACGGTGCAGCCGGTCATTGAGAATGCGGTCAAGCATGGACTGGAGCCGCTCTTGCGTCAGGGGATTCTCAAGGTATACACCCGGCAAGAGAGCGATCATCTTGAGCTGATTGTGGAGGATAACGGGGCCGGAATGAACGGGGAGCAGCTTGCAAGGCTACAAGAATCGCTGCATGTGGAAGGTCCCGATCATTCTGGCGCTAGTGGCAGAGAAGGCGGCAAAAGCGGGATCGGACTCCAGAACCTGCACCGCCGCCTGCGGTTCATGTTTGGAGAGGGCTATGGTCTGCAGATTCAGAGCTTCCCCGGAGAGGGGACGCAGGTGGCGATCGTGCTGCCTATTCCAGTGGAAGGAGAGCTGCTGAAGTGA
- a CDS encoding carbohydrate ABC transporter permease, with product MRMFKKGIVYLLFAIPVITQLYPLLWLLLYSLKTNEEIQDGSFFSFPRKFQWHNYYEAYTSGSYLKYLSNSVFVTALTMLCVILLASMAAYAISRFRWKYGNVVMTIFLMGMMIPMQATLLPLMIIFKNMHILNTHWSLILPYIAFSTPIAVFILSGFMRAIPHEIEESAFIDGASVYRIFRSIILPVSIPPVMTVCILTFINIWNEYILAATFISSERLKTLPFGVYTFVSQYSVNYGNIGAFLVMGALPVILIYFFLSNQITKGMVAGAVKG from the coding sequence ATGCGTATGTTTAAAAAAGGAATCGTGTATCTTCTTTTTGCCATTCCTGTCATTACCCAGCTCTACCCGCTGCTGTGGCTGTTGTTATATTCCCTGAAGACGAATGAGGAGATTCAGGACGGGAGCTTCTTTTCTTTTCCGCGAAAATTCCAGTGGCATAATTACTACGAGGCTTACACCTCGGGCAGCTATCTTAAGTACCTGTCGAACAGCGTGTTCGTTACCGCGCTTACGATGCTTTGTGTCATTCTGCTGGCTTCGATGGCAGCCTATGCAATCTCCCGGTTCCGGTGGAAGTACGGCAATGTCGTGATGACCATTTTCCTGATGGGGATGATGATTCCGATGCAGGCCACGCTGCTGCCGCTGATGATTATTTTCAAAAATATGCATATCCTCAACACCCACTGGTCGCTGATTCTGCCGTATATCGCGTTCTCAACTCCCATCGCCGTGTTCATATTGAGCGGCTTCATGAGAGCTATTCCACATGAGATCGAAGAATCGGCGTTCATCGACGGGGCGAGTGTGTACCGGATCTTCCGCAGCATCATCCTGCCGGTGTCCATTCCGCCGGTCATGACCGTATGTATCCTAACCTTCATCAACATCTGGAACGAATACATCCTGGCCGCCACGTTCATCTCGTCAGAGAGGCTCAAAACCCTTCCATTCGGGGTCTACACCTTCGTGAGCCAGTATTCGGTCAATTACGGCAATATCGGGGCCTTCCTGGTAATGGGCGCGCTGCCGGTCATTCTGATCTACTTCTTTCTGTCGAATCAGATTACCAAAGGGATGGTGGCCGGAGCGGTTAAGGGATAG
- a CDS encoding sugar ABC transporter permease — translation MKVLKVPAYTIAVFIVPCLLLYVCLVFVPILVSFYTGLLKWDGLTTAQFVGFGNFKNMFWHDPVFWPSVRRTLLYAVASMLEIPLCLGMAILLNRYLRRANTLVSIYFTPVILSVVIIGQLWKTIYNPTSMGGMLNGVLVSLGLESWTHNWLTEPNIAMYSLYLVSLWQYFGYHLLIQYTGVQNIPDELYEAARIDGADGFKADRYITLPLIIPIFKISIILAFIGSLQAFDLVMVMTGGGPAHATDVISTHMYNSSFLSFKYGYGSAIATFLVVVCLIFTGIINTIFNRLERKFE, via the coding sequence ATGAAAGTTCTTAAGGTGCCGGCATACACAATCGCCGTCTTCATAGTGCCATGTCTGCTGCTCTATGTGTGCCTGGTATTCGTTCCCATTCTGGTCTCATTCTACACGGGCTTATTGAAGTGGGACGGTCTAACGACCGCTCAGTTCGTCGGCTTCGGCAACTTCAAAAATATGTTCTGGCATGACCCGGTGTTCTGGCCCTCTGTGCGGAGAACGCTGCTGTACGCCGTGGCATCCATGCTGGAAATCCCGCTCTGTCTGGGGATGGCGATCCTGCTTAACCGCTATCTGCGCAGAGCCAATACGCTGGTGTCGATCTACTTCACGCCGGTCATCTTATCAGTCGTTATTATTGGACAACTCTGGAAGACCATCTATAATCCTACTTCGATGGGGGGCATGCTGAACGGTGTGCTGGTGTCCCTGGGGCTGGAGAGCTGGACGCATAACTGGCTGACTGAGCCTAATATCGCCATGTATTCTCTGTATCTGGTCTCCCTGTGGCAGTATTTCGGCTACCATCTGCTGATCCAGTATACCGGGGTGCAGAACATTCCCGATGAGCTGTACGAAGCGGCCCGGATTGATGGAGCGGACGGCTTCAAGGCGGATCGATACATTACGCTTCCGCTGATCATCCCGATTTTCAAAATCTCGATTATCCTGGCGTTCATCGGGTCCCTGCAAGCCTTCGACCTGGTTATGGTCATGACTGGCGGCGGTCCGGCTCATGCAACGGATGTCATCTCCACCCATATGTATAACAGCTCCTTCTTGTCCTTCAAGTATGGCTACGGCAGCGCGATTGCGACGTTCCTCGTGGTGGTCTGCCTCATTTTTACCGGCATCATCAACACGATATTCAACCGGCTTGAGCGAAAATTCGAGTAG
- a CDS encoding extracellular solute-binding protein, whose translation MVNRKMKQTATVAFAALMAVSLAACGNSDNNANSKAKDTAAPNTATGSGNAAATDAPKDKAVTITFQNIYPDPATPSYKMIHELTDQYMKEHPNVKIELDTLNTDQQKVKLKTQAASKEIPDITMVNPAAQMKPFVDAGLLAPLNDVLDQNGLKDTYQSGLLDYYSFDNNVYALPDGNNIEVVYYNKDLFAQAGIAAPPATFEELLKDVKLLKDKGITPLAIGEKDSWTGSFLFMNILLRTNGGPGFLKDVVDGKKTFEDPAFVEAVDAFQQLVAAGAFPDGATSIDANAGGNIFRSGKAAMWVIGTWETGANDASSVAGKVGAFQFPTVNGKGDPNEFMLAPGSAFAVSANSEHLKETKDFLNFFASEYPKKQFELKNAVGIGQKVDGDLKAAGYSELAITVAGLFNQVKGGDLSFDNTMNPATSQVHLSSIQNLFVQKMDSKAVAKEHQAAFEANK comes from the coding sequence ATGGTCAACAGAAAAATGAAGCAAACCGCCACCGTCGCGTTCGCCGCGCTAATGGCAGTAAGCCTTGCCGCATGCGGGAACTCGGACAACAACGCCAATTCCAAGGCTAAGGACACCGCCGCACCGAACACCGCCACAGGCAGCGGCAATGCCGCAGCTACAGACGCACCGAAGGACAAAGCGGTAACGATTACCTTCCAGAACATCTACCCTGACCCTGCAACACCATCTTACAAAATGATCCACGAGCTGACGGACCAGTACATGAAAGAGCATCCTAATGTAAAGATTGAGCTGGATACGCTGAACACGGACCAACAGAAGGTGAAGCTGAAAACACAAGCAGCCTCCAAAGAAATACCTGATATTACGATGGTTAACCCTGCTGCCCAAATGAAGCCCTTTGTAGATGCAGGATTATTAGCCCCGCTGAATGATGTACTCGATCAGAATGGACTAAAAGACACGTACCAATCGGGCCTGCTCGATTATTACAGCTTCGACAACAATGTGTATGCGCTTCCTGACGGCAACAATATCGAAGTGGTCTACTATAACAAAGACTTGTTCGCCCAAGCTGGAATTGCAGCGCCTCCGGCTACCTTTGAAGAATTACTCAAGGACGTTAAGCTCTTAAAAGACAAAGGGATTACTCCACTGGCCATCGGTGAGAAGGATTCCTGGACCGGCTCGTTCCTGTTCATGAACATTCTGCTGCGCACTAACGGTGGCCCCGGCTTCCTGAAAGACGTAGTTGACGGTAAGAAAACATTTGAAGATCCTGCCTTTGTTGAAGCGGTAGACGCGTTCCAGCAACTGGTAGCGGCAGGCGCATTCCCTGACGGGGCGACTTCCATCGATGCGAATGCCGGCGGGAATATTTTCAGATCCGGTAAGGCGGCCATGTGGGTTATCGGTACTTGGGAGACGGGAGCTAATGATGCTTCTTCTGTAGCCGGTAAAGTGGGAGCCTTCCAATTTCCTACCGTTAACGGTAAAGGCGATCCGAACGAATTCATGCTTGCACCTGGCAGTGCATTTGCCGTGTCTGCAAACAGCGAGCATCTGAAGGAAACGAAGGATTTCCTGAACTTCTTCGCTTCTGAATACCCTAAAAAACAGTTCGAGCTGAAGAATGCTGTAGGTATCGGGCAAAAGGTAGACGGTGACCTGAAAGCTGCCGGTTACTCCGAGCTGGCTATCACTGTTGCCGGTCTGTTCAACCAAGTAAAAGGCGGCGATCTGTCCTTCGACAACACGATGAATCCAGCAACTTCACAAGTCCACCTCAGCAGCATTCAGAACCTGTTCGTGCAGAAGATGGATTCCAAGGCGGTAGCCAAAGAGCATCAGGCCGCATTTGAAGCGAATAAATAA
- a CDS encoding GNAT family N-acetyltransferase, translating into MNSLISVRLASIADAEALSGLNQEFNGGVRRPPAQIVEHLHTNRNECIAVAELNGAIVGFGCAQSLYSLCYEEPYGEITELYVQETARRKGAARAIITCLEDELRVRGVKRVKVLTGRKNAAAIQTYEDCGYVKDDEQMLEKELTDEACPSIP; encoded by the coding sequence ATGAATTCACTTATAAGTGTAAGGCTGGCGTCCATAGCAGATGCTGAGGCACTGTCGGGACTCAACCAAGAGTTCAACGGCGGCGTCCGCAGACCCCCGGCCCAAATTGTTGAACATCTACATACTAACCGTAACGAATGTATTGCCGTAGCCGAGTTGAACGGTGCCATCGTGGGTTTTGGCTGCGCCCAAAGCCTGTATTCCCTTTGCTATGAGGAGCCTTATGGAGAAATTACAGAGCTTTATGTGCAAGAAACCGCCCGGAGAAAAGGAGCTGCCAGAGCCATCATCACTTGTCTGGAAGACGAGCTTAGAGTGCGCGGAGTGAAACGGGTCAAGGTATTGACGGGTAGAAAGAACGCTGCGGCCATTCAGACCTACGAAGATTGCGGCTATGTGAAAGACGATGAGCAGATGTTAGAGAAAGAGCTGACGGATGAAGCCTGCCCAAGCATACCCTAG